Proteins encoded within one genomic window of Fragaria vesca subsp. vesca linkage group LG1, FraVesHawaii_1.0, whole genome shotgun sequence:
- the LOC101295463 gene encoding palmitoyl-monogalactosyldiacylglycerol delta-7 desaturase, chloroplastic-like, protein MGRLLWVVQKPVYFLGRQWNFVDIASLFTLGSIHLLALLAPFYFTWSAFWLAVALYYVTGVGVTLSFHRNLAHKSFKLPKWLEYFFAYCAVHSLQGSPLEWVSSHRSHHQFTDTPNDPHTPLKGFWFSHIGWIFDYCKRFGSYDGRLYNVGDMKKQSYYRFLHYTYPYHCVACGVVLYHIGGMPYLVWAWAMRTVFLLHVTFSINSICHIWGNQVWETDDLSRNNWLFGLLAHGEGWHNNHHAFEYSARQGFEWWQIDITWYLIRFLEIVGLATDVKLPTELQKNRKALSNKVSSMEQEGRFETKVK, encoded by the exons ATGGGAAGGCTACTTTGGGTGGTGCAGAAGCCGGTATATTTTCTGGGGAGGCAATGGAACTTCGTCGACATAGCTAGTCTCTTCACCCTTGGTTCTATACATCTCCTTGCTTTACTGGCGCCATTCTACTTCACCTGGTCTGCATTTTGGTTGGCAGTAGCACTCTACTATGTTACCGGCGTGGGCGTAACCCTATCTTTCCATCGAAATCTCGCCCATAAAAGCTTCAAGCTTCCCAAATGGCTCGAATACTTCTTCGCCTATTGCGCTGTTCATTCACTTCAG GGAAGTCCTCTAGAATGGGTTAGCTCGCACAGAAGTCACCACCAGTTTACGGACACACCGAATGACCCTCATACTCCTCTTAAGGGTTTCTGGTTTAGTCACATTGGTTGGATCTTTGATTACTGTAAACGTTTTGGAAGT TATGATGGACGACTATACAATGTTGGAGATATGAAAAAACAAAGCTACTATAGGTTTCTTCACTACACGTACCCGTACCATTGTGTTGCTTGTGGAGTTGTACTCTATCATATAGGAGGAATGCCCTATTTAGTTTGGGCATGG GCTATGAGAACGGTATTTCTTCTCCATGTAACGTTTTCGATAAATTCGATTTGCCACATATGGGGAAACCAAGTATGGGAAACTGACGATTTGTCCAGAAACAATTG GTTATTTGGATTGCTAGCTCATGGAGAAGGTTGGCACAACAACCACCATGCGTTTGAGTACTCAGCTCGACAAGGCTTTGAATGGTGGCAAATTGATATTACTTGGTATCTGATAAGATTTCTCGAAATCGTTGGTTTGGCAACGGACGTTAAGCTCCCGACTGAGCTTCAGAAGAACCGAAAAGCTTTATCAAACAAAGTCAGTAGCATGGAGCAGGAGGGAAGGTTCGAAACCAAAGTGAAATGA
- the LOC101296329 gene encoding TMV resistance protein N-like, whose protein sequence is MASSSSSSSSEKRWRYDVFLSFRGKDTRKTFTDHLYKALNHAGVNAFIDDNELKRGEKITEELVQAIRGSRISVIVFSDNYGDSSWCLEELVQIMECKKTLGQLVFPIFYHVNPFDVRYQTGMFGPAFEKHEARYGTSTGKVSRWRAALRGAANLSGFDIFCLINRWEGHFIGNIIDEISSRLNNIYLHVADYPVGIDSRVEDISTCLSVGSDDVRMVGIWGMGGIGKTSLAKAIYNKFFHSFESKSFLANVRETAKDSNGLITLQERLLSDILKPTKIEIGSVPRGINVIKERLGFRKVLVIVDDVDHVEQLTALAIRHYSFGPGSRIIITTRDRHLLERILVDRIYLTREMNDEEAFELFNWHAFQNHVPDAGFLKLSKSVVTYCGGLPLALEVLGSFLFKGSKRDWESTLAKLKKIPDDQIQCKLRISFDAIDENQKEIFLHISCFLIGMDRNYVTQILHGCGYFPETGIRVLLQRCLLTVSEKNKIMMHDLLREMGREVVRAESPKRPEKRSRLWRQEDVIDVLTEESGTEEIEGLALNLQRTDKKSFSSKAITNMRRLNLLKLNYVQVTGDYSNLSKKLIWLCWRGFSPKFIGKEFLNQRNLVFMDLRYSNLIKFWEHSRLLEKLKILNLSHSHYLLESPDFSKLPNLEYLILKDCDSLSEIHQSIGHLKRLALLNVKNCKLLRDLPSSFYNLKSIKTLVLFGCSRFQNLGEDIGKMISLTTLLVHGTAMSQVPSSVGRLQNLNYPSMQGLIRVKLRFPEVPKNYFPALPQGFTSLIYLNLAGSSSGPSLPKLSGLSNLEHLRFNIMANLPASRDLPTNLKELEVDNCTALEGWSASGDGGIFLPDIPKWFAYVRKSEQVFFQVPQIIGCNLEAFTVCVIFSSLFNENICPSGISIFVTNYTKLINFAVGPAPLSEITSDEVVWQVNLSNNEFNLEGGDFVEVEAIIGTGFTVKNTGVGLVWDPEHRNENKECEPIRYECESSLGPASSFHHDECESSLGPYSSDEDRFSERVRQEQQPSSLQIRQLKSGSSSQAKPKLKRRHPCSCWW, encoded by the exons ATGGCTTCATCCTCCTCCTCCTCTTCCTCAGAGAAACGTTGGAGGTATGATGTATTCTTGAGCTTCAGAGGCAAAGACACACGCAAGACCTTCACGGACCACCTCTATAAGGCATTAAACCATGCCGGAGTCAACGCCTTCATTGATGACAACGAACTCAAAAGAGGGGAAAAGATAACAGAGGAATTGGTGCAGGCAATCCGAGGGTCTAGGATCTCTGTCATAGTCTTCTCAGACAACTATGGGGATTCAAGTTGGTGCCTTGAGGAGCTGGTGCAGATCATGGAATGTAAAAAAACACTGGGGCAATTGGTTTTCCCCATATTTTATCATGTTAATCCTTTTGATGTCAGATACCAGACTGGTATGTTTGGTCCGGCATTTGAGAAACATGAAGCTAGATATGGTACCAGTACGGGTAAGGTATCCAGGTGGAGAGCTGCTCTTCGGGGAGCTGCAAATTTGTCTGGCTTTGATATC TTCTGCTTAATTAACAGGTGGGAAGGACATTTTATCGGTAACATTATTGATGAGATCAGTAGCCGGCTGAACAACATATACTTGCATGTAGCCGACTACCCAGTTGGAATAGATTCTCGTGTGGAAGATATTAGTACTTGTTTAAGTGTTGGATCAGATGATGTTCGCATGGTTGGAATTTGGGGTATGGGTGGAATAGGTAAAACATCACTTGCAAAAGCCATTTATAATAAATTTTTTCATAGCTTTGAAAGTAAAAGTTTCCTTGCAAATGTTAGGGAAACTGCAAAGGATTCAAATGGTCTGATTACTTTGCAAGAAAGACTTCTATCTGACATTTTAAAACCTACCAAGATAGAGATAGGTAGTGTTCCCAGAGGGATTAATGTGATAAAAGAGAGACTTGGATTCAGAAAGGTACTTGTCATTGTTGATGATGTGGATCATGTGGAACAATTGACTGCATTAGCTATAAGGCATTATTCATTTGGTCCAGGAAGTCGAATTATAATAACAACTAGAGATCGACATTTGCTAGAGCGAATATTAGTGGATAGAATATATCTGACTCGAGAAATGAATGATGAAGAAGCTTTTGAGCTCTTTAATTGGCATGCATTTCAAAATCATGTTCCTGATGCAGGATTTTTGAAACTCTCGAAAAGTGTTGTTACTTACTGTGGAGGTTTACCGCTGGCTCTTGAAGTTTTGGGGTCTTTTCTCTTTAAAGGAAGCAAAAGAGATTGGGAGAGCACCTTGGCGAAATTGAAAAAAATTCCTGATGACCAAATTCAGTGTAAGCTCAGAATAAGTTTTGATGCAATTGATGAGAATCAGAAAGAAATATTCCTCCATATATCTTGTTTCTTGATTGGAATGGACAGGAACTATGTCACACAAATCCTGCACGGCTGTGGTTATTTTCCAGAGACAGGAATACGTGTCCTCCTTCAACGTTGCCTTCTCACTGTTAGTGAAAAAAACAAGATTATGATGCATGATTTGCTTCGAGAAATGGGTAGAGAAGTTGTTCGTGCGGAGTCCCCAAAACGCCCTGAAAAACGTAGTAGATTGTGGCGCCAAGAAGATGTAATAGATGTTTTGACAGAAGAATCT GGAACTGAAGAGATTGAAGGACTAGCTTTAAATTTGCAAAGAACTGACAAGAAAAGTTTTAGTTCAAAAGCAATTACGAACATGAGGAGATTGAACTTGCTCAAACTCAACTATGTACAGGTCACTGGTGACTATTCCAATCTTTCAAAGAAGTTAATATGGCTCTGCTGGCGTGGATTCTCCCCAAAGTTCATAGGAAAGGAGTTTCTTAACCAAAGAAACCTGGTTTTTATGGACCTGCGGTACAGCAATCTCATAAAATTTTGGGAGCACTCCAGA CTGCTTGAGAAGTTAAAGATTCTTAATCTCAGTCATTCACATTACCTATTAGAATCACCAGACTTTTCGAAACTCCCAAATCTTGAGTATTTGATTCTAAAAGACTGTGATAGTTTGTCAGAGATTCACCAGTCCATTGGACATCTTAAAAGACTTGCTTTGCTAAATGTAAAAAACTGCAAATTGCTGAGAGACCTTCCAAGTAGTTTTTATAACTTGAAATCTATCAAAACTCTTGTTCTTTTTGGGTGTTCAAGATTTCAGAACTTGGGTGAGGACATTGGGAAGATGATATCATTGACAACTCTTCTTGTCCATGGCACAGCCATGAGTCAAGTGCCATCCTCTGTAGGAAGATTGCAGAACCTGAATTATCCATCTATGCAAGGCCTGATTCGTGTGAAATTACGCTTCCCAGAAGTGCCTAAAAATTATTTTCCTGCTCTACCACAAGGCTTTACCTCTTTAATTTATTTAAATTTAGCGGGAAGCAGTAGCGGTCCTAGCCTTCCTAAACTCAGTGGTCTTTCCAATCTTGAACATCTACGTTTTAATATTATGGCAAACCTTCCGGCCAGCAGAGATTTACCAACCAATTTGAAGGAGTTGGAAGTGGATAACTGCACAGCACTAGAA GGATGGTCTGCAAGTGGAGATGGTGGCATTTTTCTCCCTGATATTCCAAAGTGGTTTGCGTATGTCAGGAAGAGTGAGCAAGTCTTTTTTCAAGTGCCTCAAATTATTGGTTGCAATTTAGAGGCTTTTACTGTGTGCGTAATTTTTTCTTCTTTGTTCAACGAGAACATATGTCCAAGTGGTATCTCCATTTTTGTTACAAACTACACCAAGCTCATTAACTTTGCTGTCGGACCAGCTCCTCTCTCTGAAATAACTTCAGATGAAGTGGTTTGGCAAGTAAACCTGTCAAACAATGAGTTCAATTTGGAAGGTGGTGACTTTGTTGAGGTTGAAGCTATAATTGGAACTGGTTTCACTGTGAAGAACACAGGGGTCGGTCTAGTATGGGATCCAGAACATAGAAATGAAAATAAGGAGTGTGAGCCTATCCGATATGAGTGTGAGTCATCACTTGGTCCTGCCTCCTCATTTCATCATGATGAGTGTGAGTCATCACTCGGTCCTTACTCGTCTGATGAGGACCGATTTTCAGAAAGGGTAAGGCAGGAGCAACAGCCCTCGAGTCTGCAAATACGCCAGCTCAAAAGTGGCTCAAGCTCACAAGCAAAACCCAAACTCAAACGTCGCCATCCTTGCAGTTGTTGGTGGTAG
- the LOC101296614 gene encoding uncharacterized protein LOC101296614, which yields MMHNVANYDPYFVQGRDATGRVGLSTEQKLTCAMRQLAYGVTADFFDDYMDIAESTAIEILEHFTRAIWNVYHEHYLCRPTPADLRRLLDKAAERGFPGMIGSLDCMHWQWKNCPTGWGGQYTGYKGKPTIILEAVASYDTWIWHAFFGLLGSLNDINVLGQSPLFNDVARVGSASLACASSSSKLIGVGILEFIASVKGVSPNLTVFFKYRQQ from the exons ATGATGCACAACGTGGCCAACTACGATCCATATTTTGTTCAAGGAAGAGATGCGACTGGGAGAGTCGGCCTATCTACTGAACAAAAGCTTACATGCGCCATGAGACAACTCGCATATGGGGTCACAGCCGACTTCTTTGATGATTACATGGATATTGCAGAATCCACTGCCATCGAGATTTTGGAACACTTCACCAGAGCAATATGGAATGTGTACCATGAGCATTATCTCTGCCGACCAACACCGGCTGATCTGCGACGACTTCTCGACAAGGCAGCAGAAAGAGGATTTCCAGGAATGATCGGGAGCCTCGATTGTATGCACTGGCAGTGGAAAAATTGTCCCACCGGATGGGGAGGCCAGTATACTGGCTATAAGGGGAAACCAACAATCATCTTGGAGGCAGTGGCATCCTACGATACTTGGATTTGGCACGCCTTCTTCGGCCTTCTAGGTTCCCTAAACGATATTAATGTCCTTGGACAGTCACCTTTGTTTAATGATGTGGCTCGAG TTGGCTCCGCTTCATTAGCATGTGCTTCATCTTCTTCCAAGTTGATAGGAGTCGGAATACTCGAGTTCATAGCTTCGGTGAAAGGCGTTTCCCCAAACTTGACAGTATTTTTCAAGTATCGCCAACAATGA
- the LOC101303838 gene encoding uncharacterized protein LOC101303838, translated as MGNMTSLTTLLVSRTAISKVPHSVVNLELDSSSLQDLIRVKHRNPDVLRYHLPALTQGFTSLDMGNSSVHSPPEGQSLNNCILESGDLPTRSKDLESDHCVALAIIPSSPKASRKRILQGSTANGEGGVFPNYYISPSDHSNLKRRCFNYCASLPHNGDLETSLKELESDHYTKALEVVRNFSETSRQSILQGGLTALEDGGICLSGNDFPKRFINVRKSDQVFFQVPQIIGCNLKALTVRVVCSLYFSGDDMSPKRRSIFVTNHTKLVCVVVRPAYPTEITSLHEVIWQGHLSNNQLRLEGHDFVEVEVVAGAGLRVKETGVSLAWDPNLIIENMIECEPIPYENFRSDADNQAGPSNDS; from the exons ATGGGGAACATGACTTCATTGACAACTCTTCTTGTAAGTCGCACGGCCATAAGTAAAGTACCACATTCTGTGGTTAATCTGGAGTTGGATTCTTCATCTTTACAGGACCTGATTCGTGTGAAACACCGTAACCCAGACGTGCTTAGATACCATCTTCCTGCTCTAACACAAGGCTTTACCTCTTTAGATATGGGAAACAGTAGTGTTCATAGCCCTCCGGAAGGTCAAAGTTTGAATAATTGCATTCTGGAAAGTGGAGATTTACCAACTAGATCGAAGGACTTGGAATCAGATCACTGTGTTGCACTTGCAATAATTCCAAGTTCTCCTAAAGCGTCCAGGAAGAGGATCCTACAG GGATCGACTGCAAATGGAGAGGGTGGCGTTTTTCCCAATTATTACATTAGCCCCAGTGACCACTCCAATCTGAAACGTAGGTGTTTCAATTATTGCGCAAGCCTTCCTCATAACGGAGATTTAGAAACTAGTTTGAAGGAGTTGGAATCAGATCACTACACTAAAGCACTTGAAGTTGTTCGGAACTTTTCAGAAACTTCGAGGCAGAGCATTCTGCAG GGAGGATTGACTGCATTGGAAGATGGAGGCATTTGTTTGTCTGGAAATGATTTTCCAAAGCGGTTCATAAATGTCAGAAAAAGTGATCAAGTCTTTTTCCAAGTGCCTCAAATTATTGGTTGCAATTTGAAAGCTTTGACTGTGCGCGTCGTCTGTTCCCTCTATTTCAGCGGCGACGACATGTCTCCAAAGCGTAGATCCATTTTTGTTACAAATCACACCAAGCTCGTTTGTGTTGTTGTCCGGCCAGCATATCCCACTGAAATAACTTCACTACATGAAGTTATTTGGCAGGGACATTTATCAAACAATCAGCTCAGGTTAGAAGGCCACGACTTTGTTGAGGTTGAAGTTGTAGCTGGAGCTGGTTTGAGAGTGAAGGAAACAGGGGTCAGTCTAGCATGGGATCCCAATCTTATCATTGAAAATATGATTGAGTGTGAGCCTATCCCATATGAAAATTTCAGGAGTGATGCTGATAATCAGGCTGGACCAAGTAATGACTCATGA
- the LOC101296905 gene encoding TMV resistance protein N-like — protein MITLQERLLSDILKPTKIDVGDADRGIVVIKKRLESKKVLVIVDDVDEKDQLTALALLSDSFGRRKTFGPGSRIIVTTRDRHLLELLEVDKNKIHETREMKEKEALELFSWHAFRNPCPDDSGFLELTRRVVTYCKGLPLALEVLGSFLFKRSKRDWKDTLKNLEKFPDGRINKILQISYDALEKDQQEIFLHICCFFVGMNKKYVTQILYGCDHRSEIGISVLLQRCLVTVNERNKLMVHDLVRDMGREVVRVESLKEPEERSRLWHQKEVMDVLTEESVSTK, from the coding sequence ATGATCACCTTGCAAGAAAGACTTCTTTCTGATATCTTGAAACCAACCAAGATAGACGTAGGTGATGCTGATAGAGGGATCGTTGTGATAAAAAAAAGACTTGAAAGCAAAAAGGTACTTGTCATTGTTGATGATGTAGATGAAAAGGACCAATTAACTGCTTTAGCTCTATTGAGTGATTCATTTGGTCGGCGCAAGACTTTTGGTCCAGGAAGTAGAATTATTGTGACAACTAGAGATCGACATTTGCTTGAGCTACTTGAAGTGGATAAAAATAAAATCCATGAGACTCGAGAAATGAAGGAAAAAGAAGCTCTGGAGCTCTTTAGTTGGCATGCCTTTCGCAATCCTTGTCCTGATGATTCAGGATTTTTAGAGCTCACAAGGAGAGTGGTTACTTACTGTAAAGGTTTACCTCTGGCTCTCGAAGTTTTAGGGTCTTTTCTCTTTAAAAGAAGCAAACGAGATTGGAAAGACACATTGAAGAATTTGGAAAAGTTTCCTGATGGTAGAATCAACAAAATCCTCCAAATAAGCTATGATGCACTTGAGAAGGATCAGCAGGAAATCTTCCTCCACATATGTTGTTTCTTTGTTGGAATGAACAAGAAATATGTCACACAAATCCTTTACGGCTGTGATCATCGTTCCGAAATAGGAATCAGTGTCCTCCTTCAACGTTGCCTTGTAACTGTTAATGAAAGAAACAAGCTCATGGTGCACGATTTGGTTCGAGACATGGGCAGAGAAGTTGTTCGTGTAGAATCCCTTAAAGAACCTGAAGAACGTAGTAGATTGTGGCATCAGAAAGAGGTCATGGATGTACTGACAGAAGAATCTGTAAGTACTAAATAG